A single genomic interval of Aedes aegypti strain LVP_AGWG chromosome 1, AaegL5.0 Primary Assembly, whole genome shotgun sequence harbors:
- the LOC5564011 gene encoding mitochondrial amidoxime-reducing component 1 isoform X1: protein MIDFCSIPFTFRHHIARRTDPEMMSKLFDETSSGSGNATRNALLLAAGVGVATLAGYGIYKLALKYLENVPPKEWRRVGEITDLHVYPIKSCGSVRVSEINCSNMGPRIALLRDRIFMVVQTDGTFITGRSHPSMVMVQPRFDDKHETMTLSAPGMMDISVDVKRLLSVEPVKASVWGQTVTAVDCGEEVARWLSRFLLSEDFGLRLVFYPLDYPTRDVREKNKIHLKLTARDSGALHDATSYMLLSEASVTDVNSRLEKPVTALQYRPNMVVKGPGAFEEDDWKWIKIGETIYKNVKPCTRCIFTNVDPETGIPSPQGEPLKTLKTYRKKPGLGDSPVVGMQMGIRKEGTVRIGETVYIGC, encoded by the exons ATGATTGATTTCTGTTCGATTCCATTCACGTTCAGGCACCACATTGCCAGAAGAACCGACCCGGAGATGATGTCCA AGCTATTCGACGAGACTAGTTCCGGCAGTGGAAACGCTACCCGTAATGCGTTGCTTCTGGCGGCCGGAGTTGGGGTAGCCACCTTAGCCGGTTATGGCATCTACAAGTTGGCGCTGAAATACCTGGAAAATGTTCCACCCAAGGA ATGGCGTCGAGTGGGCGAGATAACGGACCTTCATGTCTACCCCATCAAATCATGCGGGTCTGTTCGCGTCAGCGAGATCAACTGCTCCAACATGGGACCGCGTATTGCGCTGCTCCGGGACCGTATCTTTATGGTGGTTCAAACTGATGGAACGTTCATCACCGGCCGGAGTCATCCATCTATGGTAATGGTTCAACCACGTTTCGACGACAAGCACGAAACGATGACCCTGTCCGCTCCAGGGATGATGGACATCAGCGTAGATGTTAAGCGTCTGCTATCGGTAGAACCGGTCAAGGCATCGGTTTGGGGTCAGACTGTCACTGCGGTGGACTGCGGAGAAGAAGTAGCCCGGTGGTTGTCCCGATTCTTGCTCAGTGAAGACTTCGGTCTACGTTTGGTGTTCTATCCGTTGGACTACCCTACCCGGGATGTGAGAGAGAAAAACAAGATTCACCTGAAATTGACAGCTAGAGATTCTGGAGCCCTGCACGACGCCACCAGCTATATGCTGCTTTCGGAAGCGTCGGTTACCGATGTGAACTCCAGGTTGGAGAAACCGGTAACGGCTCTGCAGTACCGACCGAACATGGTTGTGAAGGGACCCGGGGCATTCGAGGAAGACGACTGGAAGTGGATCAAGATTGGAGAGACgatttacaaaaatgttaaaCCCTGCACCAG ATGCATCTTCACTAACGTCGATCCGGAAACCGGTATACCTAGCCCACAAGGCGAACCACTTAAAACCTTGAAAAC CTACCGCAAGAAGCCCGGCCTCGGCGATTCACCGGTTGTCGGCATGCAGATGGGCATCCGCAAGGAGGGCACCGTTCGAATCGGTGAAACGGTCTACATTGGATGCTAA
- the LOC5564011 gene encoding mitochondrial amidoxime-reducing component 1 isoform X2: MMSKLFDETSSGSGNATRNALLLAAGVGVATLAGYGIYKLALKYLENVPPKEWRRVGEITDLHVYPIKSCGSVRVSEINCSNMGPRIALLRDRIFMVVQTDGTFITGRSHPSMVMVQPRFDDKHETMTLSAPGMMDISVDVKRLLSVEPVKASVWGQTVTAVDCGEEVARWLSRFLLSEDFGLRLVFYPLDYPTRDVREKNKIHLKLTARDSGALHDATSYMLLSEASVTDVNSRLEKPVTALQYRPNMVVKGPGAFEEDDWKWIKIGETIYKNVKPCTRCIFTNVDPETGIPSPQGEPLKTLKTYRKKPGLGDSPVVGMQMGIRKEGTVRIGETVYIGC; this comes from the exons ATGATGTCCA AGCTATTCGACGAGACTAGTTCCGGCAGTGGAAACGCTACCCGTAATGCGTTGCTTCTGGCGGCCGGAGTTGGGGTAGCCACCTTAGCCGGTTATGGCATCTACAAGTTGGCGCTGAAATACCTGGAAAATGTTCCACCCAAGGA ATGGCGTCGAGTGGGCGAGATAACGGACCTTCATGTCTACCCCATCAAATCATGCGGGTCTGTTCGCGTCAGCGAGATCAACTGCTCCAACATGGGACCGCGTATTGCGCTGCTCCGGGACCGTATCTTTATGGTGGTTCAAACTGATGGAACGTTCATCACCGGCCGGAGTCATCCATCTATGGTAATGGTTCAACCACGTTTCGACGACAAGCACGAAACGATGACCCTGTCCGCTCCAGGGATGATGGACATCAGCGTAGATGTTAAGCGTCTGCTATCGGTAGAACCGGTCAAGGCATCGGTTTGGGGTCAGACTGTCACTGCGGTGGACTGCGGAGAAGAAGTAGCCCGGTGGTTGTCCCGATTCTTGCTCAGTGAAGACTTCGGTCTACGTTTGGTGTTCTATCCGTTGGACTACCCTACCCGGGATGTGAGAGAGAAAAACAAGATTCACCTGAAATTGACAGCTAGAGATTCTGGAGCCCTGCACGACGCCACCAGCTATATGCTGCTTTCGGAAGCGTCGGTTACCGATGTGAACTCCAGGTTGGAGAAACCGGTAACGGCTCTGCAGTACCGACCGAACATGGTTGTGAAGGGACCCGGGGCATTCGAGGAAGACGACTGGAAGTGGATCAAGATTGGAGAGACgatttacaaaaatgttaaaCCCTGCACCAG ATGCATCTTCACTAACGTCGATCCGGAAACCGGTATACCTAGCCCACAAGGCGAACCACTTAAAACCTTGAAAAC CTACCGCAAGAAGCCCGGCCTCGGCGATTCACCGGTTGTCGGCATGCAGATGGGCATCCGCAAGGAGGGCACCGTTCGAATCGGTGAAACGGTCTACATTGGATGCTAA
- the LOC5564012 gene encoding mitochondrial amidoxime-reducing component 1 — MFSKLVEEFSGLSPSRQALLVAAGVGTIAVGAVGACHIKKRIDNTPPKLWRRVGEINEIYVFPIKSCAPIRMSRVKCSDLGPQRNMMRDRIFMVTNLEGKWVTARQKPKMVLIQPQFDDGYKQMTLSAPGMDDITIPVGALFEQKPIKGVVWGETVPTVDCGDEVAKWLSTYLLEKPEGYRLRFYPLDKTSRVKSDDDSGALQDETSYMLFNTATVEDLNTRLDKKVSVLQFRPNFVVKGPPAYAEDDWRWVKIGSTVFKYVKPCLRCVFTNIDPEKGSSSVEGQPLKTLKSYRRKPEFGEAPAFGIHLGLRVPGEVSLGDPVYYG, encoded by the exons ATGTTCTCCA AATTGGTCGAGGAATTCAGTGGACTTAGTCCGTCCAGGCAGGCCTTACTGGTGGCTGCCGGCGTGGGAACGATAGCCGTTGGAGCGGTAGGCGCTTGTCACATCAAGAAGAGGATCGACAATACTCCACCGAAGCTTTGGCGCCGCGTTGGAGAGATCAACGAGATCTATGTGTTTCCCATCAAGTCATGCGCTCCGATCCGGATGAGTCGGGTCAAGTGCTCCGATTTGGGACCTCAACGGAATATGATGCGCGATAGGATCTTCATGGTGACGAACCTGGAGGGCAAATGGGTCACGGCCAGGCAGAAGCCGAAGATGGTGTTGATTCAACCGCAGTTCGACGACGGTTACAAGCAGATGACTTTGTCCGCACCGGGAATGGATGACATCACGATTCCGGTTGGTGCGTTATTTGAACAGAAACCGATAAAGGGAGTGGTTTGGGGTGAAACGGTCCCAACGGTGGACTGTGGAGATGAAGTTGCCAAATGGCTGTCGACGTATTTGCTGGAAAAGCCTGAAGGCTACCGACTGAGGTTCTATCCCTTGGATAAGACTTCGCGCGTGAAGAGTGATGACGATTCGGGTGCCCTGCAAGATGAAACCAGTTACATGCTGTTCAACACAGCAACAGTGGAAGATTTGAACACACGCCTCGATAAGAAGGTATCAGTGCTGCAGTTCAGACCAAATTTTGTCGTCAAGGGTCCCCCGGCTTACGCTGAAGATGATTGGCGATGGGTGAAGATCGGAAGCACAGTGTTCAAATACGTTAAGCCATGTCTGCGATGCGTGTTCACGAACATTGATCCGGAGAAGGGCTCGAGCAGCGTAGAAGGACAACCCCTGAAGACCCTGAAGAG ctATCGCAGAAAACCGGAATTCGGAGAGGCACCTGCATTTGGCATACATCTAGGCTTGAGAGTTCCCGGTGAGGTTAGCCTCGGAGATCCAGTATACTATGGATGA